In one Myripristis murdjan chromosome 5, fMyrMur1.1, whole genome shotgun sequence genomic region, the following are encoded:
- the barx1 gene encoding homeobox protein BarH-like 1 isoform X1 — MQHPLDMGAHYYPPEAHPDHRSHRYRSFMIEEILTDHPEHKVSAPTGELLKFGVQALLSARPFHSHLDPFKESWSFPGLYSLLHITASPFLKADQANLLKFPMSPLSCSLGSPLGSPLLSGAPGLQVGAASHHLPLDLHLRGKLEHGVDGGSKTKKGRRSRTVFTELQLMGLEKRFEKQKYLSTPDRIDLAESLGLSQLQVKTWYQNRRMKWKKIVLQGGGLESPTKPKGRPKKNSIPTCEQLSEQERSAGDLDRQSEGLSSHSDNNQEE; from the exons ATGCAGCATCCCTTGGACATGGGAGCGCATTACTATCCTCCCGAGGCTCATCCCGACCACAGATCTCATCGGTACAGGAGTTTCATGATAGAGGAGATCCTGACCGACCACCCGGAGCACAAGGTGTCTGCCCCGACCGGAGAGCTCCTCAAATTCGGGGTACAAGCTCTCCTGTCGGCCCGGCCTTTCCACAGCCACCTGG ATCCGTTCAAGGAGAGCTGGAGCTTCCCAGGTCTCTACAGCCTTCTGCACATCACAGCGTCTCCAT TCCTGAAGGCGGACCAGGCGAACCTCCTGAAGTTCCCCATGTCCCCGCTGTCCTGCTCGCTGGGCTCCCCGCTCGGCTCTCCGCTGCTGTCCGGGGCTCCGGGCCTGCAGGTCGGCGCAGCGTCTCATCACCTGCCGCTGGACCTCCACCTCCGGGGGAAACTGGAGCACGGCGTCGACGGAGGGAGCAAGACCAAGAAGGGCAGACGGAGCCGCACGGTGTTCACTGAGCTGCAGCTAATGGGCCTGGAGAAACGATTTGAGAAGCAGAAGTATCTCTCCACGCCGGATAG AATAGATCTAGCTGAGTCTTTGGGCCTCAGTCAGCTGCAAGTGAAAACGTGGTACCAGAATAGAAGGATGAAATGGAAGAAAATT GTGTTACAGGGAGGAGGCCTGGAGTCTCCAACTAAACCAAAAGGCCGCCCGAAGAAGAACTCCATACCCACTTGCGAGCAGCTGTCTGAACAAGAGAGATCTGCCGGTGACCTCGACCGTCAGTCCGAGGGTTTGAGCTCCCACTCGGACAACAATCAGGAGGAATGA
- the barx1 gene encoding homeobox protein BarH-like 1 isoform X2 — protein sequence MQHPLDMGAHYYPPEAHPDHRSHRYRSFMIEEILTDHPEHKVSAPTGELLKFGVQALLSARPFHSHLVLKADQANLLKFPMSPLSCSLGSPLGSPLLSGAPGLQVGAASHHLPLDLHLRGKLEHGVDGGSKTKKGRRSRTVFTELQLMGLEKRFEKQKYLSTPDRIDLAESLGLSQLQVKTWYQNRRMKWKKIVLQGGGLESPTKPKGRPKKNSIPTCEQLSEQERSAGDLDRQSEGLSSHSDNNQEE from the exons ATGCAGCATCCCTTGGACATGGGAGCGCATTACTATCCTCCCGAGGCTCATCCCGACCACAGATCTCATCGGTACAGGAGTTTCATGATAGAGGAGATCCTGACCGACCACCCGGAGCACAAGGTGTCTGCCCCGACCGGAGAGCTCCTCAAATTCGGGGTACAAGCTCTCCTGTCGGCCCGGCCTTTCCACAGCCACCTGG TCCTGAAGGCGGACCAGGCGAACCTCCTGAAGTTCCCCATGTCCCCGCTGTCCTGCTCGCTGGGCTCCCCGCTCGGCTCTCCGCTGCTGTCCGGGGCTCCGGGCCTGCAGGTCGGCGCAGCGTCTCATCACCTGCCGCTGGACCTCCACCTCCGGGGGAAACTGGAGCACGGCGTCGACGGAGGGAGCAAGACCAAGAAGGGCAGACGGAGCCGCACGGTGTTCACTGAGCTGCAGCTAATGGGCCTGGAGAAACGATTTGAGAAGCAGAAGTATCTCTCCACGCCGGATAG AATAGATCTAGCTGAGTCTTTGGGCCTCAGTCAGCTGCAAGTGAAAACGTGGTACCAGAATAGAAGGATGAAATGGAAGAAAATT GTGTTACAGGGAGGAGGCCTGGAGTCTCCAACTAAACCAAAAGGCCGCCCGAAGAAGAACTCCATACCCACTTGCGAGCAGCTGTCTGAACAAGAGAGATCTGCCGGTGACCTCGACCGTCAGTCCGAGGGTTTGAGCTCCCACTCGGACAACAATCAGGAGGAATGA